Proteins encoded in a region of the Myxococcus guangdongensis genome:
- a CDS encoding amidase: protein MKKLPPSEWNLSRRAFLGGTAAATALATLESSASPDATKSLPAPFELEEATVADLQAGMREGKYTAHGLTERYLSRIAALDRTGPLPLSSVIEVNPDALAIAQALDEERKRQGARGPLHGIPVLLKDNIATTDRMQTTAGSLALVGAVPSREAFLVGKLRAAGAVILGKTNLSEWANFRSTRSASGWSGRGGQCRNPYALDRTPSGSSSGSGAATSANFCAVSVGTETDGSIVSPSSACSLVGLKPTVGLISRAGIIPISESQDTAGPMARTVADAAALLTVLAGIDPADAATARGEGHTGLDYTKFLDADGLKGARIGVPRKHYFGYHVGTDALAEQALEVMRSKGAIIIDPAPIPNVEKLQEHEFEVMLYEFKAGTEAWLASLGDKTKLRTLADLIRYNEEHSDRELPYFGQELFRQAQARGPLTDSKYRKALAACRKLSREQGVDAVMRKHRLDALVAPTEAPPSLIDLVNGDHWLGSSSTPAAVSGYATLTVPAGYVRGLPVGLSFIGQAWSEPTLIKLAYAYEQATRHRRPPGFLPTAELRLLAGR, encoded by the coding sequence ATGAAAAAGCTCCCGCCCTCCGAATGGAACCTGAGTCGTCGCGCCTTCCTCGGTGGCACGGCCGCGGCCACCGCGCTGGCCACGCTCGAGTCTTCGGCGAGCCCGGACGCGACGAAGTCCCTGCCCGCGCCGTTCGAGCTGGAAGAGGCCACCGTCGCCGACCTCCAGGCCGGCATGCGCGAGGGGAAGTACACCGCGCACGGCCTCACCGAGCGCTACCTGTCGCGCATCGCCGCCCTGGACCGCACGGGCCCGCTGCCGCTGTCGTCCGTCATCGAGGTGAACCCGGACGCGCTCGCCATCGCCCAGGCCCTGGATGAAGAGCGGAAGAGACAGGGCGCGCGCGGACCGCTCCACGGCATCCCCGTGCTGCTCAAGGACAACATCGCCACGACGGACCGGATGCAGACGACGGCGGGCTCGCTCGCGCTCGTCGGCGCGGTGCCTTCGCGTGAGGCCTTCCTCGTCGGAAAGCTCCGCGCGGCCGGCGCCGTCATCCTCGGCAAGACGAACCTCAGCGAGTGGGCCAACTTCCGCTCCACGCGCTCGGCGAGCGGCTGGAGCGGACGGGGAGGGCAGTGCCGCAACCCCTACGCGCTGGACCGGACGCCTTCGGGCTCCAGCTCCGGCTCGGGCGCGGCCACCTCGGCCAACTTCTGCGCCGTGTCCGTGGGCACGGAGACGGATGGCTCCATCGTGTCCCCGTCCTCGGCGTGCTCGCTGGTGGGGCTCAAGCCCACGGTGGGGCTCATCAGCCGCGCGGGCATCATCCCCATCTCCGAGAGCCAGGACACCGCGGGGCCCATGGCGCGCACGGTGGCGGACGCCGCCGCGCTGCTCACGGTGCTCGCGGGCATCGACCCCGCGGACGCGGCCACCGCGCGCGGCGAGGGACACACCGGGCTCGACTACACGAAGTTCCTCGACGCCGACGGGCTGAAGGGCGCGCGCATTGGCGTCCCTCGCAAGCACTACTTCGGCTACCACGTTGGTACGGACGCGCTGGCGGAACAGGCCCTGGAGGTCATGCGCTCCAAGGGCGCCATCATCATCGACCCGGCGCCCATCCCCAACGTCGAGAAGCTCCAGGAGCACGAGTTCGAGGTGATGCTGTACGAGTTCAAGGCGGGCACGGAGGCCTGGCTCGCGAGCCTGGGCGACAAGACGAAGCTGCGCACGCTCGCGGACCTCATCCGCTACAACGAGGAGCACTCGGACCGGGAGCTGCCGTACTTCGGCCAGGAGCTGTTCCGTCAGGCCCAGGCGCGCGGACCGCTCACCGACTCGAAGTACCGCAAGGCCCTGGCCGCGTGCCGCAAGCTGTCGCGTGAGCAGGGCGTGGACGCGGTGATGCGCAAGCACCGCCTGGACGCGCTCGTCGCGCCCACCGAGGCGCCGCCCAGCCTCATCGACCTGGTGAACGGCGACCACTGGCTGGGCAGCAGCTCCACGCCCGCCGCCGTCTCCGGTTACGCCACCCTCACCGTGCCCGCGGGGTACGTGCGCGGGCTGCCCGTGGGGTTGTCGTTCATCGGTCAGGCCTGGAGCGAGCCCACGCTCATCAAGCTCGCCTACGCCTACGAACAGGCCACCCGCCACCGACGTCCGCCCGGCTTCCTGCCCACCGCCGAACTGCGGCTGCTCGCCGGGCGTTGA
- a CDS encoding patatin-like phospholipase family protein, with protein MASNLTLLAGPDALRLLRARGLRGDDVDVVPGASGGPKWLVLAGLDRALFGGLFQGRTRPLHLIGSSIGSWRLACLAQKDPVAALHRFEAAYIDQRYPPKPSPALVSETSERILDALLGDDGVEEILRHPWARLHVVTALCKGPLGVEHPRVQLLGLALCAMGNVVSRRSLSLHLQRVIFDTAGDTSPFVGQKDLPSVHLPLTAENLKPALIASGSIPLVLSGVRIPGAHTGVYRDGGVIDYHLDLDFGAGDGLVLYPHFYPYVVPGWFDKALRWRRAKPLNFRRALLISPSPELVARLPGGRIPDRTDFERMSDTARIRAWNQVVSESERMGDELQELMTTGRLAEHVQPL; from the coding sequence ATGGCATCGAACCTGACGCTTCTGGCGGGCCCCGACGCACTGCGGCTCCTGCGTGCGCGTGGCCTGCGTGGTGACGACGTGGACGTCGTTCCTGGGGCCTCCGGAGGTCCCAAGTGGCTGGTGCTCGCGGGGCTGGACCGGGCGCTCTTCGGTGGGCTCTTCCAGGGGCGCACCCGGCCGCTGCACCTGATTGGCAGCTCCATCGGCAGCTGGCGGCTGGCGTGTCTGGCGCAGAAGGACCCGGTCGCCGCGCTGCATCGTTTCGAGGCGGCCTACATCGACCAGCGATATCCGCCCAAGCCCTCCCCCGCCCTGGTGAGCGAGACGAGCGAGCGCATCCTCGACGCGCTCCTGGGCGATGACGGCGTGGAGGAGATCCTCCGCCATCCGTGGGCCCGGCTGCATGTGGTCACCGCGCTGTGCAAGGGCCCGCTGGGCGTGGAGCATCCGCGCGTGCAGCTGCTCGGGCTGGCGCTGTGCGCCATGGGCAACGTGGTGAGTCGTCGGAGCCTGAGCCTGCATCTACAGCGCGTCATCTTCGACACGGCGGGCGACACCAGCCCCTTCGTGGGACAGAAGGATTTGCCCTCCGTCCACCTGCCGTTGACGGCGGAGAACCTGAAGCCGGCGCTCATCGCGTCGGGCTCCATCCCGCTGGTGCTCAGCGGCGTGCGCATCCCCGGCGCACATACGGGCGTGTACCGGGACGGCGGCGTCATCGACTACCACCTGGACCTGGACTTTGGCGCGGGCGACGGCCTGGTGCTCTATCCGCACTTCTATCCGTACGTGGTGCCGGGCTGGTTCGACAAGGCGCTGCGCTGGCGACGGGCGAAGCCGCTGAACTTCCGCAGGGCCCTGCTCATCTCCCCCTCCCCGGAGCTGGTGGCGCGCCTGCCGGGAGGTCGGATTCCGGACCGCACCGACTTCGAGCGCATGAGCGACACCGCGCGCATCCGCGCCTGGAACCAGGTGGTCTCCGAGAGCGAGCGCATGGGTGACGAGCTCCAGGAGCTGATGACCACGGGCAGGCTCGCCGAGCACGTGCAGCCGCTCTGA
- a CDS encoding cation:proton antiporter domain-containing protein yields MHARAHRGACASRPMLQLATATAPFLQEIVVLILAGALMAYVGHRFRLVPIVGFLLAGALIGPNALKLVKDLELVNSAAELGVILLLFSIGLEFSLEKLVKLQKLLFGGGGIQVGLSSVGMMGLLMLFGVAWRPALFTGFLVALSSTAIVLKLLGDRGETSSDVGQVSLGLLIFQDLAVVMMVLLVPVLAGKGDTPLHFLGAFGKALGIIVAVLVVARRLMPKLLEVVARTCSPELFLLTVIAVCFGTAYLTSLAGVSVSLGAFLAGLVVSESRFSEHAFGEILPLQILFSATFFVSVGMLLDMGFLVAHLPEVLLAIVAVLLVKVLTTGIAVLALGYRVPVAVESALLLAQVGEFSFVLERSGRRLGLFPAGLEEGSQAFIAATVMLMVLTPLLSRLGGWAQGRLTRKARQVVAQAGPTTDETEALAAESFARYENHVIIAGYGDGARRLARVLRGSGIPFLVSTLSPPGANEAEAEGMAVLRGDYARQRTLRVAGVQRAKLLLVVDDDAAMAHRVVAVARMENPTLRLVARVRAVADVEPLREAGADVVVCEELESLVAVLSSVLEDYRQSPEDIEGHEDSVRRSGYAALRLSGALEKPLLVCALEKDCLSSRRVSVRPGAPLVGLSVSALIERAGGALGVLELRRDDVPLPSVTPHTLFEAGDELVLKGAADAFERCAELFRTRAPEGLEMEPVPTAPRTSAELIDTQATIEFQPKPGTGPCGHLDRLRPVRPRTRGCEECLKLHDTWVHLRLCMTCGHVGCCDDSKNKHATRHFHESDHPIIRSLEPGEHWGWCYVDKVQLDSEPPARP; encoded by the coding sequence ATGCACGCGCGGGCCCATCGTGGGGCCTGCGCGTCGCGCCCCATGCTCCAGCTCGCCACCGCCACCGCGCCGTTCCTGCAGGAAATCGTGGTGCTGATTCTCGCCGGCGCGCTCATGGCCTATGTCGGCCATCGCTTCCGGCTGGTGCCCATCGTCGGCTTCCTGCTCGCTGGCGCGCTCATTGGTCCCAACGCGCTGAAGCTGGTGAAGGACCTGGAGCTGGTGAACTCGGCCGCGGAGCTGGGCGTCATCCTGCTCCTGTTCAGCATCGGCCTGGAGTTCAGTCTGGAGAAGCTGGTCAAGCTCCAGAAGCTCCTGTTCGGTGGCGGCGGGATCCAGGTGGGCCTGTCGTCCGTGGGGATGATGGGGCTGCTGATGTTGTTCGGCGTGGCGTGGCGGCCCGCGCTCTTCACGGGCTTCCTGGTGGCGCTGTCCTCCACCGCCATCGTCCTCAAGCTGCTCGGAGACAGGGGCGAGACGTCCTCGGACGTGGGGCAGGTGTCCCTGGGGCTGCTCATCTTCCAGGACCTGGCCGTGGTGATGATGGTGCTGCTCGTGCCCGTGCTGGCGGGGAAGGGCGACACGCCGCTCCACTTCCTGGGGGCCTTCGGCAAGGCGCTGGGCATCATCGTCGCCGTGCTGGTGGTGGCCCGCAGGTTGATGCCCAAGCTCCTCGAGGTGGTGGCGCGCACCTGCTCACCAGAGCTGTTCCTGCTCACCGTCATCGCCGTGTGCTTCGGCACCGCGTACCTCACCAGCCTCGCGGGGGTGAGCGTGTCACTCGGCGCCTTCCTCGCGGGGTTGGTGGTCAGCGAGAGCCGCTTCAGCGAGCACGCGTTCGGCGAAATCCTCCCGCTGCAGATCCTCTTCAGCGCCACGTTCTTCGTCTCCGTCGGCATGTTGCTCGACATGGGCTTCCTCGTGGCGCACCTGCCTGAGGTGCTGCTGGCCATCGTCGCCGTGCTCCTGGTGAAGGTCCTCACCACGGGCATCGCCGTGCTGGCGCTCGGCTACCGGGTGCCGGTGGCGGTGGAGAGCGCGCTGCTGTTGGCCCAGGTGGGTGAGTTCTCCTTCGTGCTGGAGCGCAGCGGCCGTCGGCTGGGCCTCTTCCCGGCGGGGCTGGAGGAGGGCTCGCAGGCGTTCATCGCGGCCACCGTGATGTTGATGGTGCTCACGCCGTTGCTGTCACGACTGGGGGGCTGGGCCCAGGGGCGGCTCACGCGGAAGGCCCGTCAGGTGGTGGCTCAGGCAGGCCCCACCACGGACGAGACGGAGGCGCTCGCGGCCGAGTCCTTCGCCCGCTACGAGAACCACGTCATCATCGCGGGCTACGGAGATGGGGCTCGCAGGCTGGCGCGGGTGCTGCGTGGCTCGGGCATTCCGTTCCTCGTCTCCACGCTGAGCCCCCCGGGCGCGAACGAGGCGGAGGCCGAGGGCATGGCGGTGCTTCGCGGCGACTACGCTCGGCAGCGCACGCTCCGCGTCGCGGGGGTCCAGCGCGCCAAGCTCCTCCTCGTCGTGGATGATGACGCGGCCATGGCCCACCGCGTGGTCGCCGTCGCGCGGATGGAGAACCCGACGCTGCGACTCGTCGCCCGGGTGCGCGCCGTGGCGGACGTGGAGCCGCTTCGCGAGGCCGGCGCGGACGTCGTGGTCTGCGAGGAACTGGAGAGCCTGGTGGCCGTGCTGTCCTCGGTGCTCGAGGACTACCGCCAGTCGCCCGAGGACATCGAGGGCCACGAGGACTCCGTCCGACGCTCGGGCTACGCGGCGCTGCGCTTGTCCGGCGCGCTGGAGAAGCCGTTGCTCGTCTGCGCGCTGGAGAAGGACTGCCTCAGCTCGCGCCGCGTGTCGGTCCGTCCGGGCGCGCCCCTCGTGGGGCTCTCGGTGTCGGCGCTCATCGAACGCGCGGGAGGTGCCCTCGGGGTCCTGGAGCTGCGACGCGACGACGTCCCGCTGCCGTCCGTCACGCCCCACACCCTCTTCGAGGCGGGTGACGAGCTCGTGCTCAAGGGGGCCGCGGACGCCTTCGAGCGTTGCGCCGAGCTGTTCCGCACCCGCGCGCCCGAGGGGCTCGAGATGGAGCCCGTGCCCACCGCGCCTCGCACGTCGGCGGAGCTCATCGACACGCAGGCCACCATCGAGTTCCAACCGAAGCCGGGCACGGGCCCCTGCGGCCATCTCGACCGGCTGCGCCCCGTGCGACCGAGGACCCGCGGGTGCGAGGAGTGCCTGAAGCTCCACGACACCTGGGTGCACCTGCGGCTGTGCATGACGTGCGGCCACGTGGGGTGCTGCGACGACTCGAAGAACAAGCACGCGACGCGGCACTTCCACGAGTCGGACCACCCCATCATCCGCTCCCTGGAGCCGGGCGAGCACTGGGGTTGGTGCTACGTGGACAAGGTCCAGCTCGACAGCGAGCCGCCCGCGCGCCCGTAG
- a CDS encoding DUF1330 domain-containing protein codes for MAVDPQGNDIERFLQEDPGGPLVMMNLVKFKEGGRASFAEYANAVMPFMLKAGAQPLYAGDCSTPLVAEPGQTWDAVMLVRYPSRTAFMQMVSDPEYQRFNHLRTAALNEAVMLATLPWAASP; via the coding sequence GTGGCCGTCGATCCGCAGGGCAACGACATCGAGCGATTTCTCCAGGAAGACCCCGGCGGTCCCCTGGTGATGATGAACCTGGTGAAGTTCAAGGAGGGAGGCCGCGCCTCGTTCGCCGAGTACGCGAACGCCGTGATGCCCTTCATGCTGAAGGCGGGCGCGCAGCCGCTGTACGCGGGCGACTGCTCCACCCCGCTGGTGGCCGAGCCGGGCCAGACGTGGGACGCGGTGATGCTGGTGCGCTACCCGAGCCGCACCGCCTTCATGCAGATGGTGAGCGACCCGGAGTACCAGCGCTTCAACCACCTGCGCACCGCCGCGCTGAACGAGGCGGTGATGCTGGCGACGCTGCCCTGGGCCGCGTCGCCCTGA
- a CDS encoding myxosortase-dependent M36 family metallopeptidase: MKISCQRRKNRFVAFQPTSVKALISPTGDNLSPGGLPEEIRVPGEVAGARNTRLFGVASYPRAFPREHPHVRRFVAKLSGLALVLSGTGSFARTLPNYDAYLEAKPAEPKSASLKSAAGDTRARVSQRAEGSSAPRFIWARTTDAQKSQRAKYAKMAPEAAALSQLKDYASDFGLRSFEEAGARVTSVKLLGNARLVTLTQELGGVEVFRNNVTVLLDKGNSVVGLSGALSEHVSSSPVPERLAFKGNASAAISAAYQDVTGTRLDPSLLAQVKSARPGDRYTHFSLATYARPLEEGLRVPARARPVYYPFEDRLVPAYYVEVQSGREDSLEWDAYSYVVSAVDGQILMRKNLREEAAFSYRAFADTTPPYTPHDGPAGTNASPHPDGAPTGFRPAFVAPSLITLQNAPFSRNDPWLPADATVTTGNNVDAYADLVAPPRFSDGDLRPTVTAPGVFDRTMRFDMRPNINDEQIAAATTSLFFVNNWLHDWYYDSGFDESTGNAQTDNFGRGGIGGDPVLAEAQDYSGTNNANMATPADGASPVMQMYVFNAENFATLTVTAPSEIAGVIPVGLSMDMGPQGFDITRPVVAALDATGPQSTDRDGCSAITNAAEVAGNIALIDRGGPPDCSFLIKAQNAEAAGAVAVIFGNHVAGAIGHIAGNSRTLSIPTVFISLPDATRIRNATGVTVHLARTATYRPDGTVDNFIVAHEWGHYISNRLVQNSAGLTNNQGRAMGEGWADFHGLLMITRPEDLQVESNANWMGAYGPGEFATRAISRDSAFYGIRRVAYSSDMAKNALTFRHIMEGVALPTTAPFSPNASPNYQVHNSGEIWATMLWEAYTSLLRAHPFEDAQARMKRYLVTGYMLTPAAPTYSEARNALIAAAEANDPEDAQRFWVAFAKRGMGPGAVSPTRGSTTHTGVIESFKVGASLEFVALTLADDSPAGSCDRDGVLDNGETGRLVLTVANNGSVPANASTATVISPTRGITLGNNGVVTIPALGSFEQATVSIPVTLTDAAPRAVAEFTVALRDPDSANPGDVVASLAATTNYNEAPATSTTETVQSNILLLPWEMESAEGGGITEQYFTFTTLDARGLNRAFLGPAAGRPTDFWLKSPELNVAETGNLTVRFDHAYNFETSTNPTTYYDGAVIELTQDGGQTWVDIGTPLYNGRLNTAANIINNLQGRQAIVGTSAGFPTLVAATLNLGTTYAGKTVQIRFRVGTDNATGTTGWAIDNVAFTGITNTPFTSLVDDTGTCFNRPPVTNAGPDLTVDERTNVTVEGSGTDADGDSLTFQWTRVSGAAVTLSGANTPTVTFTAPEVAADANLVLRLTVSDGTLTTSDTVTVRVRNVNRAPTVNAGLDGSANERATVTLSGTATDADNDTLTYLWTQVSGTPVAIANYTTPTATFVAPEVTGDETLSFRLTVSDGKTSVNDTVDVVIHNANRAPVVTATSVTVNERSTATLKAVASDADGDTLTYAWTQLTGTTVVLDNANTATATFATGEVAANAVLTFRVTVSDGTASVTQDVSVDVLNVNRAPTVNAGLDGTVAARATATLSGSATDEDGDTLSYTWVQTAGTAVALSNATSAVATFTAPDLSAAETLTFRLTVSDGSVIASDTVDVEVTPSPIPNQDPVAKARVIVNGPQTSLTLDGSESSDPDGDALTYKWEQTGGPSVTLNDSTRAVLSVDVPDLDGGSATFAFKLTVKDPSGASHSVTVQATAKPDEGGGCSSTGAGAPAGMMALALLSLLHRRRRVS; the protein is encoded by the coding sequence ATGAAAATCTCCTGCCAGCGTAGAAAAAACCGCTTTGTCGCCTTTCAACCTACATCAGTAAAGGCACTAATCTCTCCAACAGGTGACAATTTGTCACCTGGGGGCCTTCCCGAAGAGATCCGTGTACCCGGCGAGGTGGCTGGGGCGCGCAATACCCGTCTCTTCGGGGTGGCTTCCTACCCCCGCGCTTTCCCAAGGGAGCACCCCCACGTGAGAAGGTTTGTTGCCAAGCTGTCCGGCCTGGCGCTGGTACTTTCGGGTACCGGTTCCTTCGCTCGGACGCTGCCGAACTACGACGCATACCTCGAAGCCAAGCCCGCGGAGCCCAAGTCCGCGAGCCTCAAGTCCGCGGCGGGTGACACGCGTGCGCGTGTCTCTCAGCGCGCGGAGGGTTCGAGTGCTCCTCGTTTCATCTGGGCTCGGACCACGGATGCTCAGAAGTCGCAGCGGGCGAAGTACGCGAAGATGGCGCCCGAGGCCGCGGCGCTGTCCCAGCTGAAGGACTACGCCTCCGACTTCGGCCTTCGGTCCTTCGAGGAGGCCGGCGCGCGCGTCACCTCCGTGAAGCTGCTCGGCAACGCCCGGCTCGTCACGCTGACGCAGGAGCTCGGCGGCGTCGAGGTGTTCCGCAACAACGTGACGGTGCTGCTCGACAAGGGCAACTCGGTGGTGGGCCTGTCCGGCGCGCTGTCCGAGCACGTGTCCTCGAGCCCGGTCCCCGAGCGCCTGGCGTTCAAGGGGAACGCGAGCGCCGCCATCTCCGCCGCGTACCAGGACGTCACCGGCACGCGCCTGGACCCGAGCCTGCTGGCGCAGGTCAAGAGCGCCCGGCCCGGGGACCGGTACACGCACTTCTCGCTCGCGACGTATGCGCGTCCGCTCGAGGAGGGGCTGCGCGTCCCGGCCCGTGCCCGGCCGGTCTACTACCCGTTCGAGGACCGGCTCGTCCCCGCGTACTACGTGGAGGTGCAGAGCGGGCGTGAGGACAGCCTCGAGTGGGATGCGTACTCGTACGTCGTCTCCGCCGTGGATGGGCAGATCCTCATGCGCAAGAACCTGCGCGAGGAGGCCGCCTTCAGCTACCGCGCGTTCGCGGACACCACGCCGCCGTACACGCCGCATGACGGCCCCGCGGGCACCAACGCAAGCCCGCACCCGGATGGCGCGCCCACGGGCTTCCGGCCGGCCTTCGTGGCCCCCTCGCTCATCACGCTGCAGAACGCGCCCTTCAGCCGGAACGACCCGTGGCTGCCCGCGGACGCGACGGTGACCACGGGCAACAACGTGGACGCCTACGCGGACCTCGTGGCGCCCCCGCGCTTCTCCGACGGAGACCTGCGCCCCACCGTCACCGCGCCCGGGGTGTTCGACCGCACCATGCGGTTCGACATGCGGCCCAACATCAACGACGAGCAGATCGCCGCGGCGACCACCAGCCTGTTCTTCGTGAACAACTGGCTGCACGACTGGTACTACGACTCCGGCTTCGACGAGTCGACGGGCAACGCGCAGACCGACAACTTCGGTCGCGGTGGCATCGGCGGTGACCCGGTCCTCGCGGAGGCGCAGGACTACAGCGGCACCAACAACGCGAACATGGCGACGCCGGCGGACGGTGCCTCGCCCGTCATGCAGATGTACGTCTTCAACGCGGAGAACTTCGCGACGTTGACGGTGACGGCCCCCTCCGAGATCGCGGGTGTCATCCCCGTGGGCCTGTCCATGGACATGGGACCCCAGGGCTTCGACATCACCCGGCCGGTCGTCGCCGCGCTGGATGCGACGGGCCCTCAGTCGACGGATCGTGATGGCTGCAGCGCCATCACCAACGCGGCCGAGGTGGCGGGGAACATCGCCCTCATCGATCGCGGCGGTCCTCCCGACTGCTCCTTCCTCATCAAGGCGCAGAATGCCGAGGCGGCGGGTGCCGTGGCCGTCATCTTCGGCAACCACGTGGCGGGTGCGATCGGTCACATCGCCGGAAACTCCCGGACCCTCTCCATTCCCACGGTCTTCATCTCCCTGCCGGACGCGACCCGCATCCGCAACGCGACCGGCGTGACGGTGCACCTCGCCCGCACCGCGACGTACCGGCCGGATGGCACCGTCGACAACTTCATCGTGGCCCACGAGTGGGGTCACTACATCAGCAATCGTCTCGTCCAGAACTCCGCGGGCCTCACCAACAACCAGGGCCGCGCGATGGGCGAGGGCTGGGCGGACTTCCACGGACTGCTGATGATCACGCGTCCGGAGGATCTCCAGGTCGAGTCCAACGCCAACTGGATGGGCGCCTACGGCCCGGGCGAGTTCGCCACGCGCGCCATCTCCCGGGACAGTGCCTTCTACGGCATCCGCCGGGTGGCGTACTCGTCGGACATGGCGAAGAACGCGCTGACGTTCCGTCACATCATGGAGGGGGTGGCGCTGCCCACCACCGCGCCCTTCTCGCCGAACGCCAGCCCCAACTACCAGGTCCACAACTCGGGTGAGATCTGGGCCACCATGCTCTGGGAGGCGTACACGTCCCTGCTGCGGGCCCACCCGTTCGAGGACGCCCAGGCGCGCATGAAGCGCTACCTGGTCACCGGCTACATGCTGACGCCGGCCGCGCCGACCTACAGCGAGGCGCGCAACGCCCTCATCGCCGCCGCCGAGGCGAATGACCCCGAGGACGCGCAGCGCTTCTGGGTGGCCTTCGCCAAGCGCGGCATGGGGCCTGGCGCCGTCTCTCCGACGCGCGGTTCCACCACGCACACGGGGGTCATCGAGAGCTTCAAGGTCGGCGCCTCGCTCGAGTTCGTGGCGCTCACGCTCGCGGACGACTCTCCGGCCGGTTCGTGTGATCGCGACGGCGTGCTCGACAACGGTGAGACGGGCCGACTGGTCCTGACGGTCGCCAACAATGGCTCGGTGCCGGCGAACGCGAGCACCGCCACGGTCATCTCGCCCACGCGAGGCATCACCCTCGGCAACAACGGGGTCGTCACGATTCCGGCGCTGGGCTCCTTCGAGCAGGCGACGGTGTCCATCCCGGTGACGCTGACGGACGCGGCGCCCCGCGCGGTGGCGGAGTTCACTGTCGCCCTCCGGGATCCCGACAGCGCGAACCCCGGCGACGTGGTCGCCTCGCTGGCCGCCACGACGAACTACAACGAGGCGCCGGCGACCAGCACCACGGAGACGGTCCAGTCGAACATCCTCCTGCTCCCCTGGGAGATGGAGTCCGCCGAGGGTGGAGGCATCACCGAGCAGTACTTCACCTTCACCACCCTGGACGCCCGTGGCCTGAACCGCGCGTTCCTCGGCCCGGCCGCGGGTCGGCCCACGGACTTCTGGCTCAAGTCGCCGGAGCTGAACGTGGCCGAGACCGGCAACCTCACCGTCCGGTTCGACCATGCCTACAACTTCGAGACGAGCACCAACCCCACCACCTACTACGACGGCGCCGTCATCGAGTTGACCCAGGACGGGGGCCAGACGTGGGTGGACATCGGTACCCCGCTCTACAACGGCCGCCTGAATACCGCCGCGAACATCATCAACAACCTGCAGGGGCGCCAGGCCATCGTCGGTACGAGCGCGGGCTTCCCGACCCTCGTGGCCGCCACGCTGAACCTGGGCACCACGTACGCGGGCAAGACGGTGCAGATCCGCTTCCGCGTCGGCACCGACAACGCGACCGGTACGACGGGTTGGGCCATCGACAACGTCGCCTTCACCGGCATCACCAACACCCCGTTCACCAGCCTGGTGGACGACACGGGCACCTGCTTCAACCGTCCTCCCGTCACCAACGCGGGGCCGGACCTGACGGTGGACGAGCGCACGAACGTCACGGTGGAGGGCAGCGGTACCGATGCCGACGGCGATTCGCTCACGTTCCAGTGGACGCGGGTGTCCGGCGCGGCGGTGACGCTGTCCGGCGCGAACACGCCGACGGTGACTTTCACGGCGCCGGAAGTGGCCGCGGACGCCAACCTCGTCCTGCGGCTGACTGTCAGCGACGGTACCCTGACGACCTCCGACACCGTCACGGTGCGCGTGCGCAACGTCAACCGCGCGCCCACGGTGAACGCGGGGCTCGACGGCTCGGCCAATGAGCGCGCCACCGTCACCCTGTCCGGCACCGCGACGGACGCGGACAACGACACGCTCACGTACCTCTGGACGCAGGTGTCCGGTACGCCCGTGGCCATCGCCAACTACACGACGCCGACGGCGACCTTCGTCGCGCCCGAGGTGACGGGGGATGAGACGCTGTCCTTCCGCCTCACGGTGTCCGACGGCAAGACCAGCGTGAACGACACGGTGGACGTGGTCATCCACAACGCCAACCGCGCGCCGGTGGTGACGGCGACGTCGGTGACGGTGAACGAGCGCAGCACGGCCACCCTCAAGGCCGTGGCCTCGGACGCGGACGGCGACACGCTGACGTACGCCTGGACGCAGCTGACCGGCACGACGGTGGTGCTGGACAACGCCAACACGGCGACGGCCACGTTCGCCACGGGTGAGGTGGCCGCCAACGCCGTCCTCACCTTCCGCGTGACGGTGTCCGACGGTACGGCCTCCGTCACCCAGGACGTGTCGGTGGACGTGCTCAACGTCAACCGCGCGCCGACGGTGAACGCGGGTCTGGATGGCACGGTGGCCGCGCGCGCCACGGCCACGCTGAGTGGCTCCGCGACGGACGAGGACGGAGACACGCTCTCGTACACGTGGGTGCAGACGGCGGGTACGGCGGTGGCGCTGTCCAATGCCACCTCCGCCGTGGCCACCTTCACGGCGCCGGACCTGTCGGCTGCCGAGACGCTGACGTTCCGCCTGACGGTGAGCGATGGCAGCGTCATCGCCAGCGACACGGTGGATGTGGAGGTCACCCCGTCGCCGATTCCGAACCAGGACCCGGTGGCGAAGGCCCGCGTCATCGTCAATGGGCCCCAGACGTCGCTGACGCTCGACGGATCGGAGTCCAGCGACCCGGATGGTGATGCCCTCACGTACAAGTGGGAGCAGACGGGTGGCCCGAGCGTCACGCTCAACGACTCCACCCGCGCGGTGCTCAGCGTGGACGTGCCGGACCTGGATGGCGGCAGCGCCACCTTCGCCTTCAAGCTGACGGTGAAGGACCCCAGCGGCGCCTCGCACAGCGTCACCGTGCAGGCGACGGCCAAGCCGGACGAGGGCGGGGGTTGCTCCTCCACGGGCGCGGGTGCTCCGGCGGGCATGATGGCCCTGGCGCTCCTGAGCCTGCTGCACCGCCGTCGCCGGGTGAGCTGA